DNA from Streptomyces luteogriseus:
TGCTGCGCCGTACCGGCAAGGCCCTCGGCGACGCCGGTGAGGTCAGTGCGGAACAGCTGGCCGAGGCCCTGCGGGCCGGCGTGGACGCGGTCATGACCCTCGGTGGTGCCGCCCCGGGCGACAAGACCATGATCGACGCGCTGGTGCCCGCCGTGGACGCGCTCGGCGAGTCGTTCACGGCGGCCCGGACCGCGGCGGAGGAGGGCGCCGTGGCGACGACGCCCCTGCAGGCACGCAAGGGCAGGGCCAGCTATCTGGGCGAGCGCAGCATCGGCCACCAGGACCCGGGTGCCACGTCGGCGGCGCTGCTGATCGCCGGACTCACGGAGGCCGCAGGTGAGTGACGAGCAGCTGGTGGGGATCGTTCTGGTGTCGCACAGCGCGGCGGTGGCCGCGTCCGTCGCCGAGCTGGCGAAGGGCCTCGCGGGCGGCGGCCCGGTGGTGCCCGTCGCTCCGGCGGGCGGCACCGAGGGTGGCGGGCTCGGCACCAGCTCCGAACTGATCGCCGCCGCGGCCGCGTCCGTCGACCGCGGCGCCGGAGTCGCCGTCCTGACCGATCTGGGCAGCGCCGTGCTCACGGTGAAGGCGCTGCTCGCGGAGGGTGACGAACTCCCGGAGCCGACACGCCTGGTGGACGCCCCCTTCGTGGAGGGGGCCGTGGCCGCGGTCGTCACCGCGTCCACCGGGGCGGACCTGGCAGCGGTGGAGGCGGCGGCCACGGAGGCGTACACGTACCGGAAGGTGTGAGGGACGGCTGCGGCCGGGCACGCCCGAAGGCGGTGCCCGGCCGCAGCCGTGCCGGTGACGTGGTGTCAGCCGCTCAGCCCCCGTCCGCCGCGTCCCCTTCGACGAACCGCTTCGCCATCCGCTCCCCCTCGGTCACGGCCGCGGCGTGGTCCTCGATGGGCGACACCTTGGTGTTCTTGAAGACGATGTAGGTGACACCGGAGGGTGCACCGCCGCCGTGCGGGTCGGCGCGGATGCCGAGGGCCTCGGCGGTCGCGTAGGACGCCTCCCCGATGATGCCCTGCGGGCCCGTGTCACCGACGACCGCGTACTGGACCCGGTCGCGGTACATGACGGCCACCACCGAACCGCCGCCGATGCCGTGGTCCCGGTAGTCCCAGAGGGCGCTCGGCGCGGGTACGACGATGAAGGGCAGACGCTCGGCGCTCAACGGGCGGCCGTCGGAGCCGGCGTAGGCCGTGCTCGCGGCGAAGTACGGGTCGGTGCGGCGGTTGCAGCGAGGGCCGGGGGTGCCGTCGCAGTCGATGTCCATGTCGGCCTTCCAGAACACGGCGTCGCGGGTGCCGCAGACCGGGATGTTCGCGGGTGCGCCGTTGTCACTGCGGTACCGGCCGCGGGAGACGGGAGCGCAGTCCCGCACCTTGGCGAGCAGATCGGCGGTGCTCACGGTGCCTTCGCGCCACACGGCGGGCCGGGCGTGGGCGGTGGGGGGTGTCGTAGGGGCGAGCAGGGCGGCGCTGGCCACGGCCAGAGTGAGCGACTGGACACGCACGATACGAAGCCTCTCGTGGGGGACCTGACGGGCACTCAGCCCAATGTGGTCCCGAGGCGATCACCCGGCCACCGCTGGGGGGCCGGACGGTGCACGTCCCCAACCTCCGACAGGGGCCGGGCGCCTGAGTCCGCGTAAGGCTCCGGCCGCCCGGCCGCCCGCGCCGGCGCGGGATCTGCGACGACAGCGGTTCCGCGCGACAGGCCTGAACTCCCCGCTGCACGCGCGGAGTTCGGCCGTGAGGGCTTCAGCATACGTAACTCCTGCGGGTGGTCACGCACGGCCGGGGGTGACGCCCCCACGAGGCGACTTCCATGACCGGCGGCCAGCCTCTTGATGTGATCGCGCCAACAGCGTCATATTGGTCCGGACCATTCCCGTGAACCTGCTGGCCGCCCACCCCCGGAGGCAGTGCCGTGCGAGGACGTTCCGCTCCCCCATCCCTCCCGCGCCGCCTGGCCCTCTGCGGGGCCCTCCTCCTGCTCGCCTCCTGCGGCTGGGCCGGAGCGGAGGAACGGGACGGCGTGGGGGTGCCCGGGGCGCCGACGGGTGTCACCGCTGCGGCGGGCAGCGCGACGAGCGTGCACGTCATGTGGAACGCGACCGCCCGGGCCGATCGCTACGAGGTGTATCGCGGCACCACGAAGGTCAGAGAAGTGCCGGGTTCACAGCACATGGTGGATGTCACCAGGCTCCGGCCCTCCACGCGGTACCTCTTCTCCGTACGGGCGCGGGACGTCGACGGCCTGCTCGGGCCGCCGAGCCGCCGGGTGCCCGCGAGGACACCCGCGGCCGCCGTGGACGACCGCTCCGCGCCGACCCGCCCGTCGGCGCCCCGCGGTCGGGCGGCCGGAAGCCGCGCGGTCCAGCTGTCCTGGTCCGCCTCGACGGACGACCGGGGTGTGGTGTCGTACGACATCCACCAGGGAGGCACGAAGATCCACAGTGTGGGCGGGGGCCAGACCGCGACCGTGCTCACAGGGCTGCGGCCCGGCACGGACTACACGTTCACCGTCCGGGCCCGGGACGCGGCCGGCAACGTCTCCCCCGCCGGTCCCGCGGTCCGCCTCACCACACCGGGCAGGGGCGACGGCCGGGCCACCGCCCCCACGGGCTTCCGGGCGACGAGCCACCGCGAGGACGGGGCCTACCAGCTCGATCTGAGCTGGGTGCCGCCCCGCGTGGACGGCGAGGTCACCGAGTACCAGATCCCTCTGGACGGCAGGCCCGCCACATCCCTGGTGTACGGCGGCGCCGCCCCGCGCGAGCGGGCCACCTACAGCTTCTACGCCGGGCGGCGCCCCGGTGTCACCCACCGGGTCCGCGTCCGGGCGATGCTGCCCGACGGCACCTGGGGAGGCTTCTCGGCGGAGCGTGCGGTGACGACGGGCTCGGGGCGCTGACGCACTCCGCCGCTTCGGCCGGGAGAGGCAACCCGTCACCTGCACGGGGGCGCTCGACGTGCGGCCGGGGCCCGGGGAGCTTTGGCTGACCTCGAGGCAGCACGGGCGTTCCCCGACCCTCGGCGGCGCAAGGGATGTACCGCCAACCGTGCCGCCGGAGGGCAGTCCACATGCGCAACTCATCGTCAGTTCTCCGCTCCGGCCTGACCGTGGCAGTCGCCGCGCTGCCCCTCGCCCTGGCCGCGGTGCCCGCCGTCGCGGGCCCGGGCATCTCCGTGAGCACCACGGGGTCCACGGTGTCGGTCACGACCAGCTCATGCACCCAGATCAACGGCAGCTGGGGCACCGCCTCGCTTCTCACCAGCAGTCAGGGCAGTTTCGCCCAGGGCCGCCAGGTGACGCTGTCGGGGACGTCCACGAGTCAGTCGGCCGCCTGGTCGAGTGTCTCCCCGGGCACCTACACCGTCATCGTCGTCTGCTCGGACGGCACCACCGCGGGCACGCAGTCCGTCGTGGTCTCCACCGCCCCCTCCCCCTCCCCCTCGCGGTCGGTGTCCCCCTCGGCGTCGCCGTCCCGCGGCGTCATGGGCGGGGTCGGCGGCAGCACGACGGACTACGGAACCGTCACGCTCGTCGCGGGCGGCACGCTGGTCGGCGCCGGCGTCCTCGGAGCGGCCTGGTACCTGCGCCGGCGCACCAAGCCGTACCGGCTCTGACCCGGTACGGACGGCGGCCCGTTCCCCCGAAGCGCTCCGGGCGGACGGGCCGCCGTCATGCCGTGACCGCGCCGGACCGCACTCAATCCGTGACAGGTCCGGACGGGCCCGCCACCGGCCCGGCCGGCTCGGCCCGTCCGGCGTCCGGGAGTTCGGCGAAGTCCGCGAGGGCGCGCCGGAGCCACTGGGTCCAGAAGGTCTCCAGGTCGATGCCGGCCCGCAGCACGAGGTGCCGCAGCCGGACCTCGGCGCCGTCCCGGCCGGGCGGGAAGTCGCGCTTCTCGATCTCCTCGTACTCCGCCAGCTGCCGTTCGTGCAGCTCCAGATGGCGCCGCAGATCCGCCTCCAGGCCCGCCGTGCCGACCACGGCCGCCGCCCTGAGCCGCAGCAGCAGCGCGTCGCGGTGCGGCTTGGGGTCCTGGGAGGCGGAGGTCCAGCGGGCCAGTTCGGCGCGGCCCGCCGGCAGGACCTCGTAGCTCTTCTTCTGCCCCCGGGCCGGCTGTTCGGACGGCAGTGCCCGGATGAGGCCGTCGGCCTCCAGTTTCCCCAGCTCGCGGTAGATCTGCTGGTGCGTCGCCGACCAGAAGTAGCCGATCGACCGGTCGAACCGGCGGGTCAGCTCCAGGCCCGAGGACTTCTTCTCGAGCAGGGCGGTGAGGATCGCGTGCGGGAGTGACATGGCCTCATCCTAGGGACGCGTCACCGCACTACAGCGCGGCCGCCAGCTCCGTGCCCTGCTTGATGGCGCGCTTGGCGTCCAGCTCGGCGGCCACGTCGGCACCGCCGATGAGGTGTGTGCTGCGCCCGGCGGCGAGCAGCTCCTCGTACAGGCCGCGGCGCGGCTCCTGGCCCGTGCACAGCACGATCGTGTCGACCTCGAGGACCGTGCTCTCCTCGCCGACGGTGATGTGGAGTCCGGCGTCGTCGATCCGGTCGTAGCTCGCGCCCGGGACCATGGTGACGCCGCGGTGCTTGAGCTCGGTGCGGTGGATCCAGCCGGTGGTCTTGCCGAGGCCGGCGCCGACCTTGGACGTCTTGCGCTGGAGCAGGTGGACGGTGCGCGGCGGGGCGGGCCGCTCGGGCGCGGCGAGGCCTCCGGGGCCGGTGTAGTCCATGTCGACGCCCCACTGGCGGAAGTACGTCGCCGGGTCCTCGTGGGCCTTGTCTCCGCCGTCGGTGAGGAACTCGGCGACGTCGAAGCCGATGCCACCCGCGCCGAGGATCGCGACCCGGTCGCCGACGGGGGCGCCGTCGCGCAGGACGTCGAGGTAGCCGACGACGCTCGGGTGGTCGACGCCGGGGATCTCGGGAATGCGCGGGGTGACGCCGGTGGCGACGACGACCTCGTCGAAACCGTCGACGTCCGCCGCCGTGACCAGGGTGTTCAAGCGGATGTCGACGCCGTGCCAGTCGAGCTGGGTGCGGAAGTAGCGCAGCGTCTCGTCGAATTCCTGCTTGCCCGGGACCTTGCGGGCGACGTTGAGCTGGCCGCCGATCTCGCTCGCCGCGTCGAACAGGGTCACCTCGTGCCCGCGCTCGGCGGCGGAGACCGCGCAGGCGAGGCCGGCCGGGCCGGCGCCGACGACCGCGACGCGCTTGCGCAGCCGGGTCGGGGAGAGCACGAGCTCGGTCTCGTGGCAGGCGCGCGGGTTGACCAGGCAGGAGGTGATCAGGCCGCTGAAGGTGTGGTCGAGGCAGGCCTGGTTGCAGCCGATGCAGGTGTTGATCGCCTCGGGGCGGCCGGCTGCGGCCTTGGTGACGAAGTCCGGGTCGGCGAGCATCGGGCGGGCCATCGACACCATGTCGGCGACGCCCTCGGCGAGCAGTTCCTCGGCGAGTTCGGGGGTGTTGATGCGGTTGGTGGTGACGAGGGGCACGGACACCTCGCCCATGAGCCGCTTGGTCACCCAGGTGTACGCGCCGCGCGGCACGGAGGTCGCGATGGTGGGGATGCGGGCCTCGTGCCAGCCGATGCCGGTGTTGATGATCGTCGCTCCGGCGGCCTCGACGGCCTTGGCGAGGGTGACGACCTCGTCGAGGGTCGAGCCGCCCGGGACGAGGTCGAGCATGGACAGCCGGTAGATGACGATGAAGTCCTCGCCGACCGCCTCGCGCACCCGGCGCACGATCTCCAGCGGGAAGCGCGTGCGGTTCTCGTAGGAGCCGCCCCATCCGTCCGTGCGGTGGTTGGTCTGCAAGGCGATGAACTCGTTGATGAGGTAGCCCTCGGAGCCCATGATCTCGACGCCGTCGTAGCCGGCCTGCCGGGCGAGGCGGGCGGCACGGGCGTAGTCGTCGATCGTCCGCTCGATGTCGGCGTCGGTGAGTTCGCGGGGCGGGAAGGGGCTGATCGGCGCCTGGACCGGGCTCGGCGCGACGAGGTCCTTGTGGTAGGCGTACCGGCCGAAGTGCAGGATCTGCATCGCGATCCGCCCGCCTTCGCGGTGCACGGCGTCGGTGATGACCCGGTGCTGCTCGGCCTCTTCCTCGGTGGTGAGCTTGGCGCCGCCCTCGTAGGGCCGCCCCTCGTCGTTGGGGGCGATGCCGCCGGTGACGATCAGGCCCACTCCCCCGCGGGCGCGGGCGGCGTAGAAGGCGGCCATGCGCGCGAAGCCGCCCTCGGCCTCCTCCAGGCCGACGTGCATGGAGCCCATGAGGACCCGGTTGGGCAGGGTCGTGAAGCCCAGGTCGAGGGGGGTCAGCAGGTGCGGGTATCGGCTCATCGGGCCCTCCGTGCGCGGTGTCGTGCCTGTAGTTGTAGAGGACGACCGACCGTTTATGCAACTAGTTGCACAAGGTGATGGAGGGCACAGGAGGGCCAGGACCAGCGGCCTTGGGCCGCCGACCTCGGGGTGGACCTCGCGGGCCGGCTGATCGGCCACCGGGGCTCGACGAGGTCGTGGTCGGTGGGCACGGGCTGAGGCGGGCCGGGATCGCCGTGCACGGGACGTCGGGGCACTCCGGGTCGCGCGCCGTGCTCTGGTCGGCCCGGTGTCAGCGGGCCGCGCACCTCGTAGGACTGCCGGGAGCGGGCCCACTGTCCGGGGCGAGCCGGGGATTCCCACTGTCGCCGAACTCACGACGGCCTATCGCCACGGTCGTGCGGGGTTCTCCGCCCTCCCGGGCGGGTGCGAGACCGGCGGGGACATCCGCCCCACGCCGTGCTTCGGCGGCTCGCTCACCGCCGCCCGGGCCCTGTCCGCGCGCGATGAGCGAGCCGGGCGCCGTACCGGCCGTCCTCGACCCGCTGACGAGGTGACGAGCGCTCACCGGCTCTGCAGCCGGACGTGCAGCTCCTTCTCCTGGTCTCCGGAGACGGTACTCAGGTCGTGCACGTCGAACAGGGAGTCCAGGGTCGTGCGGAACCGTTCGATCGCCCAGTAGCCGCCGTGCAGGTCGGCGTCGACGGAGGACGCCAGATGCACCGGTCGCGAGCCCTCGTGCTCGTCGGCGACGTCGAAGGTGCCGAGCCATACGGTCGGGCGGGTCTCGTGCAGTTCCTCGGGCACGTCGTCGGCACACCGGTCGGACTCGAAGCAGGAGCACAGCGCGTCGAACACGATCCGGGCGTCCTGCTTGCTGCACCCGCTGATCTCCACCGAGACGGAGTGGGGGTGCGGTCGCTCGTGGTTCATCGCCATCGTGATCGCTCCTCTCGAGACCACCGGATGCCGTATCCGCCCCTACCCCAGCAAAGCACCACCTTCCGGCGAGCACTACCGGCGGCGCCCTTCTCCCGGCGGCGGTTTTGCGGGGCGGCCCACGCCGTGTTGGGAGATGGTGGAAGGTGACGGAAGGGGCCTTCGGGAACGGCTCCGCGCGGTAGAACATGGGGTGTCGGCACACGACGGCGTGCCGCGAGGACGGCGAAGGCGGGGCGTGGGATGAGTGCAGCCGGGTCTCCCGAGTCCGCGGGCGACGGTCCGGTGCGCGGGTCGGCGCGCCCGAGCGGTCTGCTCGACGTGCTGCGCGTGGCCTCGGTGGTCCTGGACGCCGAGGGCCGCATCGTGCTGTGGAGCCCGCAGGCGGAGGAGCTGTTCGGGTACGAGGCACGGGAGGCGCTCGGGCAGTACGCCGCCCGCATCATGGTCCACGAGCAGCACGTCGACCTCGTGGTCAAGCTGTTCGCCGACGTCATGGGCACCGGGCAGAGCTGGGCCGGGGCGTTCCCGATCCGCCGCAAGGACGGCAGCACCCGGCTGGTGGAGTTCCGCAACATGCGGCTGCTGGACGACCAGGGCGACGTCTACGCGCTGGGGCTGTGCGCCGACCAGGGCACCGTGCACCGGCTGGAGCGCGAGGTGGCGCTGTCGACGCGGATGATCGCGCAGTCCCCCATCGGGCTGGCCGTGCTGGACACCGAGCTGCGGTACGTCTCCGTCAACAAGGCGCTGGAGGAGATCAACGGCGTCCCGGCCGATGAGCACCTGGGCCGCACAGTCCGCGAGGTGGTGCCGCGGATGGACGTCGACGCCCTGGAGACCGCCACGCGCCGGGTGCTGCAGACGGGCACACCGGTCGTCGACCAGTCCACGATCGGCCGCACCCCGGCCGACCCGCACCAGGACCATGCCTGGTCGGTCTCGCTGTACCGGCTGGAGAACGCCTTCGGGACCGTACTGGGCGTGGCCGTCTCGATCGTCGACGTCACCGAGCAGTACCGGGCCGGCATCGAGGCCGAGGCCGCGCGCCGGCGGCTGGCCCTGATCGCCGATGCCTCGGGCCGGATCGGCACCACGCTGGACCTGGACCGCACGGCCCGTGAGCTGGCCGAGGTGGCCGTGCCGGAGCTGGCCGACATCGCTGCCGTCGACCTGCTGGACGCGGTGGTGCAGGGCCGCCGCACCAGCCTGGGCCCCGCCGAGTCAGCCGTGATCCGCGCACTGGCGGTGCAGGGGTACGACTCCGCAGAAGCCCTGGAGGCGGCCGACCCTCCCGGGCAGGTCGCCCGGTACGCCTCCGACCGGCTCGTCACCCAGTGCGTGCGCACCGCGAGCCCCGTGATGCTGCCGGAGGTCAAGGACGAGGACCTGGACCGCATCGCCCGTTCCTCCGAGGCGGCCGAGCTGCTGGGGCGGGCCGGGGTGCACTCGTATCTGGCGGTGCCGCTGATCGCGCGGGGCGAGGTGCTGGGGGCCCTGGACCTCAAGCGCACCCGCAATCCGCTGCCGTTCAGCGACGACGACCTGCTGCTGGCGCGCGAGCTGGCCGCCCGGGCCGCCGTACAGATCGACAACGCCCGCTGGTACCAGAGCGCCCGCGAGACCGCGCTCACGCTCCAGCGCAGTCTGCTGCCCAGCCATCCGCCGGTGACGGGCGGTCTGGAGGTCGCCTCCCGCTACCAGCCGGCCGGGGCCACGAGCGAGGTCGGGGGCGACTGGTTCGACGTGATCCCGCTGGACGGCGGCAAGACGGCGCTCGTCGTGGGCGATGTGATGGGCAGCGGCATTCCCGCGGCGGCGGCCATGGGGCGGCTGCGGACGGCGACCAACACCCTCGCCTCCCTCGACCTCGATCCGCATGTGCTCCTGGAGCACCTCGACAGGATCACCGCAGGGCTGGAGCAGGCCATCGCCACCTGCGTCTACGCCGTTCACGACCCGCATCTGCGGCAGTGCCGGATCGCCAACGCCGGCCACCTGCCGCCGGTGCGAGTCCGGCCCGGCCGGGCGCCGGAGCTGCTCGATCTGCCGACCGGGGTGCCGCTCGGCGTGGGCGGTGTCGCCTTCTCGACGACCACCGTCGACCTGGAGCCAGGCGACCGGCTGGTGTTCTACACCGACGGCCTCGTCGAGACCCGGCGCGACCCCCTCGACGAACGGCTCGACACGCTGCTGTCGCTGCTCGAAGGGCCCGACCGGCCGCTGGAGGACGTCTGCGACCTGCTGCTGCGCACGCTGCACGAGCCGGACAACTTCGACGACGTGGCCCTGCTCATCGCACGGGTGACCACACCGGAGTGAGGGCCCGAGGGCCTATGGCCTCACGCCGGTCACCACGTGGGCGTACAGCTCCTCCGACACGGCCAGCCGTGTCTCCAGGCCATGGCGTTCGAGGGCGGCCACCGCGGTCGGGGCCTGGTGCCGGCTCGTCTCCATCAGGACGCTGCCGCCGGGGGCGAGCCAGCGGGGCGCCTCGGCCGCGACCCGGCGCAGGACGTCGAGGCCGTCCGTGCCGCCGTCGAGCGCGACGAGCGGCTCGTGGTCCCTGGCCTCCTGCGGCAGCAGGCCGATCTCGTCGCTCGGCACGTAGGGCACGTTGGCCGCGAGGATGCCGACGCGGCCGCGCAGCGCGGGGGGCAGCGCCTCGAACAGATCGCCCTGGTGTGCCTGACCGCCGACGGCGGCGATGTTGCCGCGGGCGCACCGCACGGCGACGGGATCGATGTCGGCGGCGTGCAGTTCGACGGGGCCGAGCGCGGCGGCCAGCGCCGCTCCCACGGCGCCCGAACCGCAGCACAGGTCCACGACGGCCCCGGTCCCGGGCGCCCGCTCGAGGGCCTGTTCCACCAGGAACTCGGTGCGCCGGCGGGGCACGAAGACGCCCGGCGCGACGGCGATGCGCAGGCCCCGGAACTCGGCCCAGCCGACGACGTGTTCGAGAGGCAGGCCGGCGACGCGGCGCTCGACCATGGCGGCGGTCTCGGCCGGGGTGCGCGCGGTGGCGAGGATCAACTCGGCCTCGTCCTCGGCGAAGACGCATCCCGCGGTGCGCAGGGCGGCGACGACGGAGTCACGGGAGGACGGTGTGGAAGGGGGGACGGCGGACACAGACGGCATGGAAGCCCAGAGCCTTTCGGGAACCGAAGGGCGCTCCGGCGATCGCCTACGACCGGCGATCCGCGCGACGTCGAGAGGAGAGCACCCGAACTGACACAGCGGTAATGGGTCTCACCTCCTCGGCTTCCGGTGACCGGGCCCCTGCCCGGCCGGACGACAACCCTACCCCGACGGGTCGGCCGACGGGCACGGCGACGGTGACACCGTCCGGGCGGGTGGTTGGGGCATGCAACCATGGAGGGAGAGAGCAGCACCGTGGTGAGGGAGGTCCCGTGCACACCGCCGACGCCGTCGAGACCATCCAGCGGGAGATGACGGTCTTCGCCCGTCGCGCCCGGGCCGCCGCGGGCCGGATGCACCCCGAGCTGTCGCTGGTGTCGTACACGCTGCTCGGGCATCTGGAGGAGGTCGGCGGCTGCCGCGCCACCGACCTGGCCACCCACTACGCCCTGGACAAGTCCACCGTCAGCCGCCAGGTGGCCGCCCTGGAGCGCGCCGGCCTCATCGAGCGACGCCCCGACACCACGGACCAGCGCGTCCAGGTGCTGCACCTGACGCGGGCCGGGCGGCACATCCTGGCCCAGGTCACCGAGAGCCGGCGGGCGGCCTTCCGGGAGCGCCTCGCCGACTGGCCGGCGGAGGACCTGAGCCGGTTCGCCGAGTACCTCGTGCGCTACAACGCCTGGCGCGGCCCCGGCCGGGAGGAGTAGGCCGCACTCCCCGTACGGTTGAATAGGCAATCACTGATCACCCGGCCCGGCGGGCACCGTCGGACCGGCCCGGAGGCACCACCGCATGCACATCACCCGAGGCTTCACCGGCCGCCCGCGCGTCGCCGGCCCCGGTCTGCCACCCGGCCAGTACGACGCGGGCGACGACTGGCCCGTCCTGTCCGCCGAGGTCACCCCCGAGCTGGCACCCGCCGACTGGACCTTCCGCGTCGACGGGCTGGTGGCCGAGCCCCGCACCTGGGACTGGGACGAGGCACACCGGCTGCCCCCGTCGGCGTACGAGGGCGCCATCCACTGTGTGACGAGCTGGTCGAAGTTCGGGGTGCGGTTCACCGGCGTGTCCCTGGACGCGTTCCTGGACGTGGTCCGGCCCCATGGGTCGGCCACCCATGCCGTCGCCTACTCCCACACCGGCTACACCACGAGCCTCCCCTTGTCCGACCTGACCGGCGGGCGCGCCTGGATCGCATGGGAGTACGACGGCAGGCCCCTCGCCCCCGAGCACGGCGGCCCGGCGCGGCTGGTGGTG
Protein-coding regions in this window:
- a CDS encoding PTS-dependent dihydroxyacetone kinase phosphotransferase subunit DhaM, translating into MSDEQLVGIVLVSHSAAVAASVAELAKGLAGGGPVVPVAPAGGTEGGGLGTSSELIAAAAASVDRGAGVAVLTDLGSAVLTVKALLAEGDELPEPTRLVDAPFVEGAVAAVVTASTGADLAAVEAAATEAYTYRKV
- a CDS encoding putative protein N(5)-glutamine methyltransferase, whose protein sequence is MPSVSAVPPSTPSSRDSVVAALRTAGCVFAEDEAELILATARTPAETAAMVERRVAGLPLEHVVGWAEFRGLRIAVAPGVFVPRRRTEFLVEQALERAPGTGAVVDLCCGSGAVGAALAAALGPVELHAADIDPVAVRCARGNIAAVGGQAHQGDLFEALPPALRGRVGILAANVPYVPSDEIGLLPQEARDHEPLVALDGGTDGLDVLRRVAAEAPRWLAPGGSVLMETSRHQAPTAVAALERHGLETRLAVSEELYAHVVTGVRP
- a CDS encoding MarR family winged helix-turn-helix transcriptional regulator, with protein sequence MHTADAVETIQREMTVFARRARAAAGRMHPELSLVSYTLLGHLEEVGGCRATDLATHYALDKSTVSRQVAALERAGLIERRPDTTDQRVQVLHLTRAGRHILAQVTESRRAAFRERLADWPAEDLSRFAEYLVRYNAWRGPGREE
- a CDS encoding fibronectin type III domain-containing protein, whose amino-acid sequence is MRGRSAPPSLPRRLALCGALLLLASCGWAGAEERDGVGVPGAPTGVTAAAGSATSVHVMWNATARADRYEVYRGTTKVREVPGSQHMVDVTRLRPSTRYLFSVRARDVDGLLGPPSRRVPARTPAAAVDDRSAPTRPSAPRGRAAGSRAVQLSWSASTDDRGVVSYDIHQGGTKIHSVGGGQTATVLTGLRPGTDYTFTVRARDAAGNVSPAGPAVRLTTPGRGDGRATAPTGFRATSHREDGAYQLDLSWVPPRVDGEVTEYQIPLDGRPATSLVYGGAAPRERATYSFYAGRRPGVTHRVRVRAMLPDGTWGGFSAERAVTTGSGR
- the dhaL gene encoding dihydroxyacetone kinase subunit DhaL encodes the protein MLDAEFFRRWMTATAASVDREAERLTALDSPIGDADHGSNLHRGFTAVVAALEKEPPGTPGGVLTLAGRQLISTVGGASGPLYGTLLRRTGKALGDAGEVSAEQLAEALRAGVDAVMTLGGAAPGDKTMIDALVPAVDALGESFTAARTAAEEGAVATTPLQARKGRASYLGERSIGHQDPGATSAALLIAGLTEAAGE
- a CDS encoding sulfite oxidase-like oxidoreductase; protein product: MHITRGFTGRPRVAGPGLPPGQYDAGDDWPVLSAEVTPELAPADWTFRVDGLVAEPRTWDWDEAHRLPPSAYEGAIHCVTSWSKFGVRFTGVSLDAFLDVVRPHGSATHAVAYSHTGYTTSLPLSDLTGGRAWIAWEYDGRPLAPEHGGPARLVVPHLYFWKSAKWIAGLRILDHDEPGFWEQNGYHERGNPWEEQRYSGD
- a CDS encoding SpoIIE family protein phosphatase, yielding MSAAGSPESAGDGPVRGSARPSGLLDVLRVASVVLDAEGRIVLWSPQAEELFGYEAREALGQYAARIMVHEQHVDLVVKLFADVMGTGQSWAGAFPIRRKDGSTRLVEFRNMRLLDDQGDVYALGLCADQGTVHRLEREVALSTRMIAQSPIGLAVLDTELRYVSVNKALEEINGVPADEHLGRTVREVVPRMDVDALETATRRVLQTGTPVVDQSTIGRTPADPHQDHAWSVSLYRLENAFGTVLGVAVSIVDVTEQYRAGIEAEAARRRLALIADASGRIGTTLDLDRTARELAEVAVPELADIAAVDLLDAVVQGRRTSLGPAESAVIRALAVQGYDSAEALEAADPPGQVARYASDRLVTQCVRTASPVMLPEVKDEDLDRIARSSEAAELLGRAGVHSYLAVPLIARGEVLGALDLKRTRNPLPFSDDDLLLARELAARAAVQIDNARWYQSARETALTLQRSLLPSHPPVTGGLEVASRYQPAGATSEVGGDWFDVIPLDGGKTALVVGDVMGSGIPAAAAMGRLRTATNTLASLDLDPHVLLEHLDRITAGLEQAIATCVYAVHDPHLRQCRIANAGHLPPVRVRPGRAPELLDLPTGVPLGVGGVAFSTTTVDLEPGDRLVFYTDGLVETRRDPLDERLDTLLSLLEGPDRPLEDVCDLLLRTLHEPDNFDDVALLIARVTTPE
- a CDS encoding FAD-dependent oxidoreductase encodes the protein MSRYPHLLTPLDLGFTTLPNRVLMGSMHVGLEEAEGGFARMAAFYAARARGGVGLIVTGGIAPNDEGRPYEGGAKLTTEEEAEQHRVITDAVHREGGRIAMQILHFGRYAYHKDLVAPSPVQAPISPFPPRELTDADIERTIDDYARAARLARQAGYDGVEIMGSEGYLINEFIALQTNHRTDGWGGSYENRTRFPLEIVRRVREAVGEDFIVIYRLSMLDLVPGGSTLDEVVTLAKAVEAAGATIINTGIGWHEARIPTIATSVPRGAYTWVTKRLMGEVSVPLVTTNRINTPELAEELLAEGVADMVSMARPMLADPDFVTKAAAGRPEAINTCIGCNQACLDHTFSGLITSCLVNPRACHETELVLSPTRLRKRVAVVGAGPAGLACAVSAAERGHEVTLFDAASEIGGQLNVARKVPGKQEFDETLRYFRTQLDWHGVDIRLNTLVTAADVDGFDEVVVATGVTPRIPEIPGVDHPSVVGYLDVLRDGAPVGDRVAILGAGGIGFDVAEFLTDGGDKAHEDPATYFRQWGVDMDYTGPGGLAAPERPAPPRTVHLLQRKTSKVGAGLGKTTGWIHRTELKHRGVTMVPGASYDRIDDAGLHITVGEESTVLEVDTIVLCTGQEPRRGLYEELLAAGRSTHLIGGADVAAELDAKRAIKQGTELAAAL
- a CDS encoding glycoside hydrolase family 75 protein, encoding MRVQSLTLAVASAALLAPTTPPTAHARPAVWREGTVSTADLLAKVRDCAPVSRGRYRSDNGAPANIPVCGTRDAVFWKADMDIDCDGTPGPRCNRRTDPYFAASTAYAGSDGRPLSAERLPFIVVPAPSALWDYRDHGIGGGSVVAVMYRDRVQYAVVGDTGPQGIIGEASYATAEALGIRADPHGGGAPSGVTYIVFKNTKVSPIEDHAAAVTEGERMAKRFVEGDAADGG
- a CDS encoding PadR family transcriptional regulator gives rise to the protein MSLPHAILTALLEKKSSGLELTRRFDRSIGYFWSATHQQIYRELGKLEADGLIRALPSEQPARGQKKSYEVLPAGRAELARWTSASQDPKPHRDALLLRLRAAAVVGTAGLEADLRRHLELHERQLAEYEEIEKRDFPPGRDGAEVRLRHLVLRAGIDLETFWTQWLRRALADFAELPDAGRAEPAGPVAGPSGPVTD